A portion of the Thermodesulfobacteriota bacterium genome contains these proteins:
- a CDS encoding CoB--CoM heterodisulfide reductase iron-sulfur subunit A family protein → MEREKIERFIRELATKRFGDVLIVGGGISGVQAALDLGNAGFKVYLVDSSPSIGGRMAQLDKTFPTNECSIUILSPKLVEVGRHPNIEVFSYAEVDEVEGEAGDFRVTILKKTRYVIESQCTGCNTCVEYCPVKVPDPFNQEISKNKAIHIYFAQAIPLITYIDENCLYLKEKKCRICEAVCEKKAIDFTQTPEKVTVNVGAILLAPGFEPYDPRVRDEYGYRSLQNVVTSMDYERLLSSTGPYEGEILRTSDLKHPHKVAWIQCVGSRQVIPGGNSYCSTVCCTYTQKQVILTKDHHPEAECVVFHNDIRSFGKDFERFYARASGLPGVRFIRSYATIVGEDPATKDVIVRYSLPEEGVKEEAFDMVVLSVGLTPPSQAQALAQKLGIELNPHGFCKTGLTNPMRTSKQGIFVSGTFQGPTDIPESVFTANGASSQCGEMLNYRRGKLTKERVFPPERDVSEEELRIGVFVCHCGANIGRVVDVPAVVEYSLTLPHVVHAQEQLFSCSTESTNQIMNVVREKRLNRVVVAACTPKTHEPTFRYSLREGGLNQYFLDMANVREHCSWVHSKEKEEATRKANDLVRMSLARTCFLEPLKDFDLPVNKTALVVGGGIAGMTCALSIANQGHEVHLVEKAPELGGLARRIHHTLEGMDVQAFLKDLVQKVYRHPKIHVYTNATIPEATGYIGNFVTKVKSNGRIAEIKHGATVIATGAEVYRPREYLYGEDDRVMTQLELEEAIERKDEKVLQAESVVMIQCVGCRNEERNYCSRICCSESVKNALRLKEINPKTEVYILFRDMRTYGFSEDYYREASNKEVKFIRYEPEDRPTVEPGTSEEGRPVLKVTATDYILGNRLEIDADLVALAAATIPAADNKEISRLFKVALGTDGFFQEAHVKLRPVEFGTDGVYLCGLAHYPKHISETISQAYGAAGRVLTLLSHDTVIASGSICEVEEKRCIGCGACVEACTYGAIDLYETRQGKKAKMNPVLCKGDGLCNAVCPTGAIQLKHYTDRQLFAQIDSAIEEHWRAMLKETPSRSKE, encoded by the coding sequence GTGGAAAGAGAAAAGATCGAACGGTTCATTCGGGAATTGGCGACCAAGCGATTCGGCGACGTGTTGATCGTGGGCGGAGGGATCAGCGGCGTTCAGGCAGCCCTCGATCTTGGCAATGCGGGGTTCAAGGTCTACCTCGTCGACAGCAGTCCCTCCATCGGCGGGAGGATGGCGCAGCTCGACAAGACCTTTCCGACCAACGAATGCTCCATCTGAATTCTCTCGCCCAAACTGGTCGAGGTCGGCCGGCATCCCAACATCGAGGTTTTCAGCTACGCCGAGGTGGACGAGGTCGAGGGCGAGGCAGGGGACTTTCGCGTCACCATCCTGAAAAAGACCCGCTACGTGATCGAAAGTCAGTGCACCGGGTGCAACACCTGTGTGGAGTACTGCCCGGTCAAGGTGCCCGACCCGTTCAACCAGGAGATCTCCAAAAACAAGGCCATCCACATCTACTTCGCCCAGGCCATCCCCCTCATCACCTACATCGACGAGAACTGCCTCTATTTAAAGGAGAAGAAGTGCCGGATCTGCGAGGCCGTCTGCGAGAAGAAGGCGATCGACTTCACCCAGACCCCGGAGAAGGTGACCGTCAACGTGGGGGCCATCCTGCTGGCACCGGGCTTCGAGCCCTACGACCCGAGGGTCAGGGACGAATACGGCTACCGAAGCCTCCAGAACGTGGTCACCAGCATGGACTACGAACGGTTGCTCAGCTCCACTGGGCCCTACGAGGGGGAGATCCTCCGGACCTCCGATCTGAAGCATCCCCACAAGGTCGCTTGGATCCAGTGCGTCGGCTCCAGACAGGTCATCCCCGGGGGGAACAGCTACTGTTCGACCGTCTGCTGCACTTATACCCAGAAACAGGTGATTTTGACGAAAGACCATCACCCGGAGGCCGAGTGCGTCGTCTTCCACAATGACATCCGGTCCTTTGGAAAGGATTTCGAACGGTTCTACGCCAGGGCCTCGGGGCTTCCAGGGGTCCGCTTCATCCGGAGCTATGCCACGATCGTCGGAGAGGACCCGGCGACCAAGGATGTGATCGTCCGATATTCCCTTCCCGAGGAGGGGGTCAAAGAGGAGGCCTTCGACATGGTCGTCCTCTCGGTCGGCCTGACCCCTCCCTCCCAGGCGCAAGCCCTGGCCCAAAAACTGGGCATCGAGCTCAACCCCCACGGTTTCTGTAAAACGGGCCTGACCAACCCGATGAGGACCTCGAAACAGGGGATCTTCGTCAGCGGGACCTTCCAAGGCCCCACCGACATCCCCGAATCGGTCTTCACGGCCAACGGGGCCAGTTCCCAGTGCGGCGAGATGTTGAATTACCGGAGGGGGAAGCTGACCAAGGAGCGGGTCTTTCCGCCTGAGAGGGATGTCTCCGAGGAGGAACTCCGGATCGGCGTCTTCGTCTGCCATTGCGGTGCCAACATCGGCAGGGTCGTCGATGTGCCCGCGGTCGTCGAGTACAGCCTGACCCTGCCTCACGTCGTCCACGCCCAGGAGCAGCTCTTCTCCTGCTCCACCGAATCGACCAACCAGATCATGAACGTCGTCCGGGAGAAGAGGCTCAATCGGGTCGTGGTCGCGGCCTGTACCCCGAAGACGCACGAGCCCACCTTCCGGTACTCCCTCCGCGAAGGGGGGCTCAACCAGTACTTTCTCGACATGGCCAACGTGAGGGAGCACTGCTCCTGGGTCCACTCGAAGGAGAAGGAGGAGGCGACCCGAAAGGCCAACGACCTCGTCCGGATGTCCCTGGCGAGGACCTGTTTTCTCGAACCCCTGAAGGACTTCGACCTTCCGGTGAACAAAACCGCTTTGGTGGTCGGTGGCGGCATCGCCGGAATGACCTGCGCCCTCTCCATCGCCAATCAGGGACACGAGGTCCACCTGGTGGAGAAGGCGCCGGAGTTGGGAGGGCTTGCCCGCCGGATACACCATACCCTGGAGGGCATGGATGTCCAGGCCTTCCTGAAGGATCTCGTCCAAAAGGTCTATCGGCATCCCAAGATCCATGTCTATACCAATGCGACGATCCCGGAGGCCACCGGCTATATCGGGAACTTTGTAACGAAGGTGAAGTCAAACGGAAGGATCGCCGAGATCAAACATGGGGCCACGGTCATCGCAACGGGCGCCGAGGTCTACCGTCCCCGGGAGTACCTTTACGGAGAGGACGATCGGGTGATGACCCAGCTCGAGCTGGAGGAGGCGATCGAGCGGAAAGACGAGAAGGTCCTTCAGGCCGAGAGCGTCGTGATGATCCAGTGCGTGGGCTGCAGAAACGAGGAGAGGAATTACTGTTCCCGGATCTGCTGCAGCGAATCGGTGAAGAACGCCTTACGGTTGAAAGAGATCAATCCCAAGACGGAGGTCTACATCCTCTTCAGGGATATGCGGACCTACGGGTTCAGCGAGGACTACTACCGGGAGGCCTCCAACAAGGAGGTCAAGTTCATCCGGTATGAACCGGAGGATCGGCCCACGGTGGAACCTGGGACCTCAGAGGAGGGGAGGCCCGTCCTGAAGGTGACGGCTACGGATTATATCCTCGGAAACAGACTCGAGATCGATGCCGACCTGGTCGCCCTGGCCGCGGCCACGATCCCTGCGGCCGACAACAAAGAGATTTCGAGGCTCTTCAAGGTGGCCCTCGGGACGGACGGCTTCTTCCAGGAGGCCCATGTCAAGTTGCGGCCCGTCGAGTTCGGCACCGACGGGGTCTACCTCTGCGGCCTTGCCCACTATCCCAAGCACATCTCCGAGACGATCAGCCAGGCCTATGGCGCCGCAGGGAGGGTGCTGACCTTGCTCTCCCACGATACGGTCATCGCCTCCGGCTCCATCTGCGAGGTGGAGGAGAAGCGATGCATCGGCTGCGGGGCCTGTGTGGAGGCCTGCACCTATGGGGCCATCGACCTCTACGAGACCCGTCAGGGGAAGAAGGCGAAGATGAACCCGGTCCTCTGCAAGGGCGATGGCCTCTGCAATGCGGTCTGCCCCACGGGGGCGATTCAGTTGAAGCACTATACCG
- a CDS encoding (Fe-S)-binding protein, with amino-acid sequence METVPLTPFKMVIDGLKEAGGEAAKLCFQCGKCDTVCPWNRVRTFFLRRLVNQAKYGLVPFEAEDLWLCASCGQCVERCPRGVEIIDVMRAMRRLLVPDGVVPTSIPNLRTVTTSIASVGNPWGQEPMDRANWARDLDVKEFTEGTEFLYFPCCYPSYEPRLKKVSAATATIFKSAEVDFGILGPREVCCGESVRKTGNETLFKHLAKENIKTYIETGVKKILTTSPHCFHTFKNEYCEFKVNFDVLHVTQFLFELLRQGKITFKKDYPRKVTYHDPCFLGRHNGIYDEPREILKKIPGLTFVELPEIRDKSLCCGMGGGRIWMETAKGERFSDIRLEQAIGVGAEVLVTACPYCITQFEDSRLTLKEGKTIEIMDLTEVVREVI; translated from the coding sequence ATGGAAACCGTTCCCTTGACACCTTTTAAGATGGTCATCGACGGCCTGAAGGAGGCCGGAGGGGAGGCGGCCAAACTCTGCTTTCAGTGCGGCAAGTGCGATACGGTCTGCCCCTGGAACCGGGTCAGGACGTTCTTCCTCCGACGGCTGGTCAATCAGGCCAAGTACGGGCTGGTCCCCTTCGAGGCAGAGGACCTCTGGCTCTGCGCCAGTTGCGGTCAGTGTGTGGAGCGCTGCCCGAGGGGCGTGGAGATCATCGACGTCATGAGGGCGATGCGGAGGCTTCTCGTGCCGGACGGCGTAGTCCCGACGAGTATCCCAAACCTCCGGACCGTCACGACCAGCATCGCCAGCGTCGGCAACCCCTGGGGACAGGAGCCGATGGACCGGGCCAACTGGGCCAGGGACCTGGACGTGAAGGAGTTCACCGAGGGGACCGAATTTCTCTACTTCCCCTGCTGTTACCCGAGCTACGAGCCGAGGTTGAAGAAGGTCTCGGCCGCCACCGCGACGATCTTCAAATCGGCGGAGGTCGACTTCGGAATCTTAGGGCCGAGGGAGGTCTGTTGCGGAGAGAGCGTCCGAAAGACGGGAAACGAGACCCTCTTCAAACACCTGGCCAAGGAGAACATCAAGACCTATATCGAGACCGGGGTGAAGAAGATCTTGACGACCTCTCCCCACTGCTTCCATACCTTCAAGAACGAGTATTGCGAGTTCAAGGTCAACTTCGATGTCCTCCACGTCACCCAGTTTCTCTTCGAGCTCCTCAGGCAGGGGAAGATCACCTTCAAAAAAGACTATCCTCGGAAGGTGACCTATCACGATCCCTGCTTCCTGGGGAGGCACAACGGAATCTATGACGAGCCGCGGGAGATCCTGAAGAAGATCCCGGGCTTGACCTTCGTCGAGCTGCCAGAGATCCGGGACAAGAGCCTCTGCTGCGGCATGGGTGGAGGTCGCATCTGGATGGAGACGGCCAAGGGGGAGCGTTTTTCCGACATCCGGCTCGAACAGGCGATCGGGGTCGGTGCGGAGGTCCTGGTGACGGCCTGCCCCTACTGCATCACCCAGTTCGAAGACAGCCGCTTGACGTTGAAGGAAGGAAAGACGATCGAGATCATGGACCTCACCGAGGTCGTGCGGGAAGTGATTTGA
- a CDS encoding (4Fe-4S)-binding protein, whose product MAKIKKKIKTIKIDLDKCNGCRACELICSAFHANPKYSSNNPARSRIRLIRSPLKDVYLPVYAGEYTAAECMGRDKYVIDGKEYNECDFCRASCPSRDLFKEPDSGLPLKCDMCEDNPPGEKPLCVQWCLNEALIYEEREEEVDEEEGAKKEEMEVGLEALVDKYGLEKVTDAVARLAARKG is encoded by the coding sequence ATGGCTAAGATCAAGAAGAAGATCAAGACGATCAAGATCGATCTCGACAAGTGCAACGGCTGCCGGGCCTGTGAGCTCATCTGTTCGGCCTTCCATGCCAATCCGAAATATAGCAGCAACAACCCGGCCCGGTCGCGGATCCGACTGATCCGCTCCCCCCTCAAGGACGTCTACCTGCCGGTCTATGCAGGAGAGTATACGGCCGCCGAATGTATGGGCCGGGACAAATACGTGATCGACGGGAAGGAGTATAACGAATGCGACTTCTGCCGGGCCTCCTGCCCCTCAAGGGACCTCTTCAAGGAGCCCGATTCAGGACTTCCCCTCAAATGCGATATGTGCGAGGACAATCCACCAGGGGAGAAACCCCTCTGCGTCCAGTGGTGCTTGAACGAGGCCCTCATCTACGAGGAGAGGGAGGAGGAGGTGGACGAAGAGGAGGGGGCGAAGAAAGAGGAGATGGAAGTGGGGCTTGAGGCGCTTGTAGACAAGTACGGGCTGGAGAAGGTGACCGATGCGGTCGCCCGGTTGGCGGCCAGGAAGGGATAG
- a CDS encoding aldehyde dehydrogenase: MRYAETGYNLEIDLSTGNIERVETDPKWTELHLGGLGTNAKILWDRVPPEIEPFSPDNLLIFGAGLLCGTPAIGANRTILTTISPQTLYMGFSMMGGFFAPELKYAGYDKIIFRGKSPQLIYVYIHNDKVEIRDATHLKGKGAIETAELIKQELKDPNIQVAAIGLAGENRVYMASIEQGRSSASRLGIGAVMGDKGIKAIAVRGTKDISVARPAEFIQLCNEVLQYIRYRAENPIKYVEPIFEGLGSPQELKLVDERWHTTGFMWGNARTRRKDFWTKEVEEKWRQVQESVRTRLISCYNCPLKCGAIISVPGLSTYMMKCYSKLTYTMAAYSDLDFGFRIAQRATEYGVDGFSTPQVMAFALELYEAGILTDQDMPGMPADTEGRFYWLLDRIVRREGIGDILANGTYWAAKQIGKGAEEFAHNNIKKHEQLPLKLYMFNPVYFLMYCTGEKANITQIEGQFPQEPFPLREQREEFVKDWIQVPDDRFKQYFLDWEPRGEKANPYYPTVPMACEIVEWMEKMHYIDDALGVCAGLSSFPLKPPYHIHNYPHFISAALGIDMDEEGLNEIYHRNRNLIRAINVRRGLTREEEKPPEDHWKKRFPELEEKLLTSYYEYKGWDYNGIPKKETLERLGLDYVARDLEERGIIKNG; encoded by the coding sequence ATGAGGTATGCAGAGACCGGATATAACTTAGAGATCGATCTTTCCACAGGGAACATCGAGCGCGTCGAGACCGACCCGAAATGGACAGAACTCCATCTGGGCGGGTTGGGGACGAATGCCAAGATCTTGTGGGATCGGGTCCCCCCCGAGATCGAGCCTTTTTCGCCGGACAACCTCCTCATCTTCGGCGCGGGCCTCCTTTGTGGCACCCCTGCCATAGGCGCCAACCGGACCATCCTGACGACGATCTCGCCCCAAACCCTCTATATGGGCTTCTCCATGATGGGAGGGTTCTTCGCGCCCGAATTGAAGTATGCGGGATACGACAAGATCATCTTTCGGGGCAAGTCTCCCCAGCTCATCTACGTCTATATTCACAACGATAAGGTCGAGATCCGGGATGCGACCCACCTTAAGGGCAAGGGCGCCATCGAAACGGCCGAGCTCATCAAACAGGAGCTGAAGGATCCGAACATCCAGGTGGCCGCCATCGGCCTGGCAGGGGAGAACCGGGTCTATATGGCCTCCATCGAGCAGGGACGCTCCAGCGCCAGCCGGCTCGGGATCGGCGCGGTGATGGGGGACAAGGGGATCAAGGCGATCGCGGTCCGGGGGACCAAGGACATCAGCGTGGCCCGGCCTGCCGAGTTCATCCAGCTCTGCAACGAGGTTCTCCAATATATCCGGTACCGTGCCGAGAATCCCATCAAGTACGTCGAGCCCATCTTCGAGGGCTTGGGCTCTCCCCAGGAGCTGAAGCTGGTCGACGAGAGGTGGCATACGACCGGCTTCATGTGGGGCAACGCCCGCACCCGCAGGAAAGACTTCTGGACGAAAGAGGTCGAGGAGAAGTGGCGGCAAGTCCAGGAGAGCGTCCGGACCCGGTTGATCAGCTGCTATAACTGCCCCCTCAAGTGCGGGGCGATCATCTCCGTCCCCGGCCTTTCGACCTACATGATGAAATGTTACTCCAAGCTCACCTACACGATGGCCGCCTATTCGGATCTCGACTTCGGGTTCCGGATCGCCCAGAGGGCGACCGAATACGGCGTCGACGGGTTCTCGACGCCCCAGGTCATGGCCTTCGCCCTCGAACTCTACGAGGCCGGCATCCTGACCGATCAGGACATGCCCGGGATGCCCGCCGATACCGAAGGGAGGTTTTACTGGCTCCTCGACCGGATCGTGAGGCGGGAAGGGATCGGCGACATCCTGGCCAATGGCACCTACTGGGCGGCCAAGCAGATCGGAAAAGGGGCCGAGGAATTCGCCCACAACAACATCAAGAAGCACGAGCAACTTCCCCTCAAGCTCTACATGTTCAACCCGGTCTATTTTCTCATGTACTGCACGGGAGAGAAGGCCAACATCACCCAGATCGAGGGCCAGTTCCCCCAGGAGCCATTCCCCTTGAGGGAGCAGCGGGAGGAGTTCGTCAAGGACTGGATTCAGGTGCCCGACGACCGGTTTAAGCAGTATTTTCTCGACTGGGAACCCAGGGGAGAGAAGGCCAACCCCTACTATCCCACGGTCCCCATGGCCTGCGAGATCGTCGAGTGGATGGAGAAGATGCACTATATCGATGACGCCCTCGGCGTTTGCGCCGGCCTCTCCTCCTTCCCCCTCAAGCCTCCCTATCACATCCACAATTACCCCCACTTCATCTCGGCGGCCCTTGGGATCGACATGGACGAGGAGGGGCTCAACGAGATCTACCACCGGAACCGGAACCTGATCCGGGCCATCAACGTGAGGAGGGGCTTGACCCGGGAGGAGGAGAAACCGCCCGAAGACCACTGGAAGAAGCGATTCCCCGAGCTCGAAGAAAAACTCCTCACCAGCTACTACGAATATAAAGGTTGGGATTACAACGGCATCCCGAAAAAGGAGACCCTGGAGCGGCTGGGGCTCGATTATGTCGCCAGGGATTTAGAAGAGAGAGGGATCATCAAAAATGGCTAA
- a CDS encoding GNAT family N-acetyltransferase, whose product MVKGIKIRKIREEDLSQIATIQESILQKKVSKKWIQMVENHLKKEGALGLVALKNGEVVGFIIGQIKGEGFGLAESGWIEVVGVHPRRMGEGIGRALAEKLFQFFKREGIRDIHTSVRWDAGDMLSFFKAIGFDRSPFINLRKNLD is encoded by the coding sequence ATGGTCAAGGGGATCAAAATTCGTAAGATCAGGGAAGAGGACCTCTCCCAAATCGCAACGATCCAGGAGTCCATCTTGCAGAAAAAGGTCTCGAAGAAGTGGATTCAAATGGTGGAGAACCATCTCAAAAAGGAGGGGGCTTTAGGCCTGGTCGCTTTGAAAAATGGGGAGGTCGTCGGGTTCATCATCGGGCAGATCAAAGGGGAGGGGTTCGGCTTGGCCGAGAGCGGGTGGATCGAGGTGGTCGGGGTCCATCCTCGGCGGATGGGAGAGGGGATCGGAAGGGCACTGGCCGAAAAGCTCTTTCAGTTCTTCAAGAGGGAAGGCATCCGGGATATCCACACCTCCGTGCGCTGGGATGCCGGCGATATGCTCTCCTTCTTCAAGGCGATCGGGTTCGACCGTTCGCCCTTCATCAATCTCAGAAAGAACTTGGATTGA
- a CDS encoding DUF2080 family transposase-associated protein, whose product MVPKREPKSEAPPPPTPQNKSKFEVYGEEMIEKEVKQSGNSGRVYLPPEWVGKRVKIIRID is encoded by the coding sequence ATGGTCCCGAAAAGAGAACCCAAATCCGAGGCCCCTCCTCCCCCGACTCCTCAGAACAAGTCGAAGTTTGAGGTCTATGGAGAGGAGATGATCGAGAAAGAGGTAAAGCAGAGCGGAAACAGCGGCCGGGTTTACCTTCCGCCCGAATGGGTCGGAAAGCGGGTCAAAATCATCCGGATCGATTGA
- the pgsA gene encoding CDP-diacylglycerol--glycerol-3-phosphate 3-phosphatidyltransferase, with protein MTHTGWNQLLSLPNGVTAIRIVAIPFVLFFLYRTEKAFQILSAFLFLLVALTDWVDGYFARRQKRVTVLGKFFDPLADKLLIVTALIGLIPCRGIPSWMVIVIVGREIAVTGLRGMAITEGIVISASPIGKYKTAFEMASVFFLLLPGSILSVDFQLIGMVLLWLALILAVVSGIDYFRKFLGKVLG; from the coding sequence ATGACCCATACCGGTTGGAATCAATTGTTGAGCCTGCCGAATGGAGTGACGGCCATTCGGATCGTGGCCATCCCCTTCGTTCTTTTCTTCCTCTACCGGACGGAGAAGGCCTTTCAGATCCTGTCGGCCTTCCTCTTTCTCCTCGTGGCCCTCACCGACTGGGTGGACGGCTACTTTGCGAGACGTCAGAAACGGGTCACGGTCCTTGGAAAATTCTTCGATCCCCTGGCCGATAAACTCCTGATCGTGACAGCCCTGATCGGCCTGATCCCCTGCAGGGGGATTCCCTCCTGGATGGTGATCGTGATCGTCGGCCGGGAGATCGCGGTGACCGGATTAAGGGGGATGGCCATCACCGAAGGGATCGTCATCTCTGCGAGCCCGATCGGGAAATACAAGACCGCCTTCGAGATGGCCTCCGTCTTCTTTCTCCTCCTGCCGGGCTCAATTCTGTCGGTCGACTTCCAGCTGATCGGGATGGTCCTTCTCTGGTTGGCCCTGATCCTGGCCGTGGTCTCGGGGATCGATTACTTCAGAAAATTCCTCGGGAAGGTCCTCGGCTGA
- a CDS encoding lytic transglycosylase domain-containing protein, with protein sequence MIPLVILSILIGGLLLNPGSSSAGIYKWVDENGVVHFTNCPPDARFKLYIKEARDDGGAEEVAYRAGASDPLQNRFDGLIEEFARRYNIDFALLKAMIRVESGFNPQAVSRKGAMGLMQLMPETAQRMNVANVFNPRENIDGGVRYFKYLLSLFNNDLRLSLAAYNAGEKIVSELRAIPPYRETIDYVRKVLTYYQLYKH encoded by the coding sequence TTGATCCCCCTGGTCATCCTCTCGATCCTCATCGGAGGGCTTCTTCTCAATCCCGGTAGCTCTTCGGCCGGAATCTACAAGTGGGTGGATGAGAACGGCGTGGTCCATTTTACGAACTGCCCGCCGGATGCCAGGTTCAAACTCTATATCAAGGAAGCCCGAGATGACGGGGGGGCCGAGGAGGTTGCCTATCGAGCCGGGGCCTCCGACCCTCTTCAAAACCGGTTCGACGGGTTGATCGAAGAATTCGCAAGGAGGTACAACATCGACTTCGCGCTGCTCAAGGCCATGATCCGGGTCGAATCGGGTTTCAATCCCCAGGCCGTTTCGAGGAAAGGGGCCATGGGGTTGATGCAGTTGATGCCTGAGACCGCCCAGCGGATGAACGTGGCCAACGTTTTCAACCCGAGGGAGAACATCGACGGGGGCGTTCGGTACTTTAAATACCTCCTCTCTCTCTTCAACAACGACCTCCGCCTCTCGCTCGCCGCTTACAACGCGGGAGAGAAGATCGTATCGGAGTTGCGAGCCATCCCGCCTTATCGAGAGACCATCGATTATGTGCGGAAAGTCTTGACCTATTATCAGCTCTATAAACATTGA